In Cellulomonas wangsupingiae, the genomic window GCAGCGTCGCGCGGAACCGCAGGTCGAACGTGCCGTCGTCGGCGCGCACGACCTCCTGCTCGGGGACGTCGAGGGACGCACCGCCGCGCTCCCGCTCGCGCGCCTCGCGCAGCCGGCCCACGGCCGCCAGCGCCTCGAGCAGGTCGTCGGCGGATCCCGCGTCGAGGCTCGCCTGGGCCTGCGCGTAGGACAGCTGGGCCCGGCTGCGGACCAGGGCCCGCTCGACGTGGACGTCCACGGGCTCGCCGTCGGCGTCGAGGTCGACGCGCCACAGCACGGCCGGTCGCACCTGGTCGGGCAGCAGGCTGGCGGCGCCCTCCGAGAGCACGGTCGGGTGCAGCGGGACGCGGCCGTCGGGGCTGTAGCAGGTCGCCCCGCGGCGGTGGGTCTCGGCGTCGAGCGGACCGCCCGGGGCGACGAACGCCGCGACGTCGGCGATCGCGTACTGCACGCGCCACCCGGTGTCGCGTCGTGCCACGTGCACGGCCTGGTCGAGGTCGGTCGACCCCTCGGGGTCGATCGTCACGAACGGCACGTCGGTGCGGTCGGCCCGTGTCCCGGGCAGGCGGGTGTCGTCGGGGCCGCGACGGGCCGCGGCGTCCGCCTCGGCGAGCGCGTCGTGGGGGTAGTCGACGGGGAGCTCGACCTCCGCCCGCAGGGCGTCGAGACCGTCGCGCACGGCGACCGTGGCGGCGTCGGAGGGGACGAGGAGACGAACGGGGCGGCCGGGCACGGGACGACTGTAGGCGCCGACGACGGCAACGGCGCAGGTGACCGGTGGTCACGTGGGCGGGACCGGCCGTACCGCCCCGCCGCCCGCGACCCGGACCGTCCGCGCACGCGCGCCGACAGCCCGCCACCTGCGGTCCCGTCTCACCAGGCAAGAAAGCAGATCGATCTTGTCGTCTTTTACCGGTGACGCGCCTAGCCTCCGAGAGGAGCACGCGCCCCGGGCCGCCCGCCCGGCCACCGACGGGAGACGCACGGTGAGCACCACCGCCCCGCCCGCCGCCGGCCGTCGATGTCCGCGTCGCGGGTCCGCGCCCGCCGCCCCGGCGCCCGCGTCCCGCCCCGCGGACCCCCGCCCCGTCGTGACACCGGCGGGCCGGTCCCGCGCGCCTCCGCCCGCCCACCCGCAGCACCCCGGAGAGACCCATGACCCGACCCGACACCGCACGCGTCGTCGCCCTCGTCGGCAACCCGCGCCCCGGCTCCCGCACCCTCGGCGCGGCCACCACGCTCGCCGCCACCCTCGCCGACCGCCTGGCGGGTGACGAGCCCACCGTCGTGGACGTCGCCGCACTCGCGCCCGCCCTGCACACGCACCCCCGCACCCCCGAGCTCGACGCCGCGCTCGCGGCCGTCGCGGGCGCCGACGTCCTCGTCGTCGCGACCCCCGTCCACAAGGCGTCCTTCACCGGCCTGCTGAAGTCGTTCCTCGACCTGTACGGCCCGGACGGGCTCGACGGCGTCACGGCCGTCCCGCTGGTCGTGTCGGCCGCCGCGGCGCACGCGCTCGTCGGCGAGGTGCACCTGCGGCCCGTGCTCGTCGAGCTCGGCGCGAGCGTGCCGACCCGCTCGCTGACGGTCCTGGACACCGAGCTCGCGGACCTCGCGCCCGCCGTGGACCGCTGGTGGGTGCGCGCCGAACGGCCCCTGCGCCGGGCCGTCGGCGCCCGCGCCGACGCACTGCTGGAGGCGGCCCGATGAGCACCAGCACCCACGACCTGCGTCACCTCGAGCGCGCGCTCGCCGAGCACGACGAGCCGGCGCTCACGCCCGAGCAGTACAAGCAGGTGTTCCGCCGGCACGCCGCGGGCGTCGCCGTCGTCACGCTGCGCGACGAGGGACGCCCGGTGGGCTTCACGGCCACCTCCGTGATCTCGGTGTCCGCCGCGCCCCCGCTGCTCGCCTTCTCGCTGGCGTCCGGCTCGTCGTCGTGGCCCGCGCTGTCACGCGCGGCGACCGTCGCCGTCTCCTTCCTGGCCGAGGGCCAGGAGGACGTCTCGACCCGGTTCGCCACGTCCGGCGTCGACCGCTTCGCCGCGGGCGGCTGGACGGCCCTGCCCAGCGGCGAGCCGGTGATCGACGGCGCGCAGGCGTGGGTCCGGGGACGGGTCGTCCAGCGCACGCCCGTCGGCGACAGCTACCTGGTCTCGCTGCGGGCGCTCGCGCACGGCGTCACCGACGCGCACCCGCTCATCTACCGCGACCGCGTCTACCACCGCCTGACGCGCCCCGCCTGACCCGCGCGCCCCACCGCCCGCGAGAGGTCGATCCAGTCACGCGTCCGCGGGCTGGATCGACCTCTCGGGCGCCGGAGGCTCCCCCGGGCGGCGGGTGTCAGCCGAAGAGCCGCGGGAGCGTCGCCTCCCAGGTCGCACGGGCCTCCGTCAGCGGCAGGGTGAACATCCCGCGCACCTCGACGGCCGCCTCGTGGGTGTGGTCCGTGTCGTCGGCCGGAGTGCCGGCACCCGGCGTGCACGTCTCCGCCGTCTCGCCCAGGCGCAGCGCCGGGACGCCGCGCGCGGTGCACAGGTCGAGCAGCCGCACCTCCTCCGAGCGCGGCACCGCGACGATCGCCCGGGCCTGCGACTCGGAGAACAGCGCCTCGAACGGCGTCACGCCGTCGCGCTCGCAGAGCGCGTCGAGGCCGACCTGCACGCCGACGCCGTAGCGCAGGCTCGACTCGACGAGCGCGAGCGCGAGCCCGCCCTCGGACAGGTCGTGGGCGGCGTCGACCAGGTCGTCACGCGCGGCGGCGACGAGCACCTGCGCGAGCCGACGCTCGGCCTCGAGGTCGACCCGCGGCGGGACGCCACCGAGGTGGCCGTGCACGACGTCGGCCCACGCGGACCCGTCGAGCTCGGCGCGCGTCGTCCCGAGCAGGTAGACGGCCTGGCCCGGCGCGGTCCACCCGGAGGAGACCGCGTCGGCGACGTCGTCGAGCACGCCGAGGACGCCGACGACGGGCGTGGGGTGGATCGCCGAGTCGATCTGACCGGGCTCCCCCGTGCCGTTGTAGAGCGAGACGTTGCCGCCGGTGACCGGCACCTCGAGCGTCCGGCACGCGTCGGCCAGCCCGCGGATCGCCTCGACGAGCTGCCACATGGTGTCGGGGTGCTCGGGGCTGCCGAAGTTGAGGCAGTCCGTCACGGCCAGCGGCCGCGCGCCGACCGTGGCGACGTTGCGGTACGCCTCGGCGAGCGCGAGCTGCGCACCGGTGTACGGGTCGAGCTTGGTGTAGCGGCCGTTGGCGTCGGTGGCCAGCGCGACGCCCAGGCCCGTGGTCTCGTCGACGCGCACGACGCCCGAGTCGTCCGGCTGGGCGAGCGCGGTGTTGCCCTGGACGAAGCGGTCGTACTGGTCCGTGACCCACGCCGGCGAGGCCAGGTTGGGCGACGCGAGCAGCCGCAGCAGCGTGGCGCGCAGCTCCTCGCCGCCCTCCGGGCGCGCGTAGCGGGCCGCGCCCTCGGGGGTGCTGACGGAGTCCGCGACGAGCCCGTCCTGCCAGGCCGGACGCGCGTACGGGCGGTCGTAGACCGGGCCGTCGTGCGCGACGGTCTTCGGGTCGACGTCGACGATCCGCTGCCCGAAGTGGTCGATCGTCAGGCGACCGGTGCCGGTGACCTCGCCGATCACGGCCGTCTCGACGTCCCACTTCCCGGTGATCGCGAGGAAGGCGTCGAGCTTCTCGGGCCGGACCACGGCCATCATGCGCTCCTGCGACTCCGACATGAGGATCTCGCCGGCCGTCAGCGTCGGGTCGCGCAGCAGCACGTTCTCCAGGTCGACGTGCATGCCGCCGTCACCGTTGGACGCGAGCTCGCTCGTCGCGCAGGAGATGCCGGCCGCACCCAGGTCCTGGATGCCCTCGACCACGCGCGCCGCGTACAGCTCGAGGCAGCACTCGATGAGCACCTTCTCCATGAACGGGTCGCCGACCTGCACGGACGGGCGCTTGGACGGCTTGGTGTCGTCGAACGTCTCCGACGCGAGGATCGACGCCCCGCCGATGCCGTCGCCGCCGGTCCGCGCACCGAACAGGACGACCTTGTTGCCGACGCCCGAGGCGTTGGCCAGGTGGATGTCCTCGTGGCGCAGGACGCCGAGGCACAGCGCGTTGACCAGCGGGTTGCCCTGGTAGCAGGAGTCGAACACCAGCTCGCCGCCGATGTTCGGCAGGCCGAGGGAGTTGCCGTACCCGCCGACGCCCGCGACGACGCCGTGCACGACGCGCGCGGTGTCCGGGTGCGCGGGGTCTCCGAACCGCAGCTGGTCCATGACCGCCACGGGACGCGCACCCATCGAGATGATGTCGCGCACGATGCCGCCGACGCCTGTCGCCGCCCCCTGGTAGGGCTCGACGTACGACGGGTGGTTGTGCGACTCGACCTTGAAGGTCACGGCCCAGCCGTCACCGATGTCGACGACGCCCGCGTTCTCGCCGATGCCGACGAGCAGGTGCTCCTTCATCGCCGGCGTGGTCTTCTCGCCGAACTGCCGCAGGTGGGTCTTCGACGACTTGTACGAGCAGTGCTCGGACCACATGACCGAGTACATCGCGAGCTCGGCGGCGGTGGGACGCCGCCCGAGGATGTCGCGGATCCGCTGGTACTCGTCGGGCTTGAGCCCCAGCTCGGCGAACGGCTGCTCGACGTCCGGGGTGGCCGCGGCGTGCTCGACGGTGTCGGACGTGTGCGGGGCGGACGGGACGTCGGGGCGCGCAGGTGCGGTGGTCATCGGTTCCCTCGGTGGAGGCCGGGTCCGCAGGGGCGCTCGCCCGCGCAGGTCCCGCGCCGCAGTCGGCAGACGCAGGCCAGCGTACCGGCGCGCGCCCGCCCGCCGGGGCGGTGTCCGCGCCCGGTCGCCCCGGCTTCGGCCATGGACCTGGTGGGCGAGCCCGGTGCGACTGGATTGCTCTCTCACGCCCGGGGGTGGACTGGATTGCTCTGTCACGCCCGGGGGTGGACTGGATTGCTCTGTCACCCGGGTCCGGGCCACCGGGGGGCCAGCACCCCCATGCCGTGAGAGAGCAATCCAGTCGTGCCGTGAGAGAGCAGTCCAGTCGTGCCGTGAGAGAGCAATCCAGTACGTGGGGCGGGCGGGTCAGAGGTCGTCGTCGGTGGGGTTGCAGCGGGTCGTGAGCATGGTCGCCGTGCCCACCTCCGGGCGCCACGGCTCGAGGTTCCACGACGCCTTGTCGCGCGCCCCGAGGACGTGGCACCACAGCTGCGCCTGCATCGACGGCGACGCGGCCTCCGGCTCGGCGACGGCGAGCCGGGACGCGAGCGCCTGCTGTGCGGCCAGGCTGCCGGTGCGCACCCACGGGGCCGGGACGACGGCGAGCGACCGACCACCCTCGGCCTCGCCCCACGTCGCGTTCTCCAGCGGCACGGTCCCGACGACGAACGACGCCGACCCCGTCGGCCCGTCGAGCGCGACCACGTCGCCCTCGGGACGCCACGCGCCCCGGGTCCCGTCGGCCGCGACGGGGGCCGCGAGCGCGGCGACGACCGTGCCGGCCTCGTCGTGCAGGGTCAGCGACCCGTCGGTCTGCACCTCGACGCGGCCGCCGGGCGGTGGCGCCACCCAGCCAAGGGTGCCGGGAGGCGCCTGCGCGGTCGCCAGGATGGAGCCGTCGCCCTGGTCGACGACCTGCAGCCCGCCGCCGTCGGCGGGCAGCAGCGACCCGGCGTCGTGGCCGAGCCGCGCGGCGTCGGCGAGGGGCGCCCCGTCCTGCAGGACCGTCCCGGCGTCCGGGACCACCGGGCCTGCACCGGCGGACGAGCCGGCGGACGAGGGCGGCGGCGTGGTCACCACCGGCGTCGACGGTCCCGCCGGCGCATCGGCGATTGCGCCGCACGCGGCTGCGAGGGCGGTCACCACGGCCACGACGACGCACACGGTCGCGGCACGCGACGCGACAGCACCCCGTCCCGCCCGACCCCGACCCACCGCGCGCGCACCCACGCCGCGACCGTACCGCCGTGCGGCCCGGTGACCGTGGACACGGCGTCCGCCGGGTGGCAGATTGCGTGCACCCGACGAAGGGACACGCGATGTCGAGCACCGAGCCCGGACACCTGCCGGAGCCCGAGCCGCGGGACTTCCGCCGGCTCCCCGAGCCGGTCGCGCTCGAGGACACGGTGACCAGCGTCGACGTGAGGCCCGTGCCGGACCCCGACGGCGGCCGAGACCCCGACCACGAGTGGATGCTGCGGCACGCCTGAGCCCCACCGCTCCCCCGGACGCGCACCCGCCGCGTCCCGCCGTCCTCGCCGCCCGCGCAGCCGCGCTGCCCGCACGAGAGCCCGCGCACGGTCGGCGTCCCGCCGGGCGCGACGACCGGCATGCCCCGCCCACCGCTGCCCGCAGCCGCACACCAACGCTTCGACCCGTCGTTGACCCTCCACAGGTATAACGGTTAACCTGCCTGTCACGAGGTCGGCCCGCGCAACGTCGCGAGGGACCGACCGCGTTCCGCGACCCCCGATGGTCGATCTCCGCAACGACGCGAGAGGACACGCCACTGTGCGGCATTCACGCAAGCTGCTGGCTGCGCTCATCACCCCCACCGTCCTGGCCGGACTGCTGTTCGCGCCCCCGGCGACGGCCGACGACACCCCCACCGACCCCCTGCCCGACGCACCCGCCGACGTGGCGGGCGCCGTCACGTCCCTCCTGATGGACGAGGGCTTCGACGGCGACACCCTCGACGCGACCCGGTGGACCCGGGGCTGGTTCGGCAACGGCACCACGCCCACCGCGCCGGTCAACGCCGGGCAGGCCCAGTGCTACGACCCGGCGAACGCCACCCTCGAGGGCGGCGAGCTGCGCCTCGACCTCGAGCAGCGCACCGTGACGTGCGCCGGCGTCGAGCGCCGGTACGCGGGCGGGATGATCACCTCGTACGGCAAGTTCACGGTGCGGCCCGGCAGCTACCTCGAGGCCCGCGTGTTCCTGCCGGCCGGCGAGGCCGGGATCGCCAACGAGCCGACGGTCTGGATGCAGGGCCGCAGCCTCAGCTGGCCCAGCAACGGCACCGTCGTCGTCATGAAGGGCGAGCCCGCCGGCGCGTGCAGCGCCGTCACCCGGGCCGACGGGGCGACGCAGAAGCGGTGCGCCGACCTCCGGACCGACGCCTGGCACACCGTGGGCGCGCACTGGAAGGTCGACGGCACCGTCGACGTCTACTACGACGGGACGCTGCGCTCGAGCTTCGAGCTCGGGACCACCGACCCGATGTACCCCATCCTCAACGTCGCCGCC contains:
- a CDS encoding NADPH-dependent FMN reductase, which gives rise to MTRPDTARVVALVGNPRPGSRTLGAATTLAATLADRLAGDEPTVVDVAALAPALHTHPRTPELDAALAAVAGADVLVVATPVHKASFTGLLKSFLDLYGPDGLDGVTAVPLVVSAAAAHALVGEVHLRPVLVELGASVPTRSLTVLDTELADLAPAVDRWWVRAERPLRRAVGARADALLEAAR
- a CDS encoding flavin reductase family protein; its protein translation is MSTSTHDLRHLERALAEHDEPALTPEQYKQVFRRHAAGVAVVTLRDEGRPVGFTATSVISVSAAPPLLAFSLASGSSSWPALSRAATVAVSFLAEGQEDVSTRFATSGVDRFAAGGWTALPSGEPVIDGAQAWVRGRVVQRTPVGDSYLVSLRALAHGVTDAHPLIYRDRVYHRLTRPA
- the purL gene encoding phosphoribosylformylglycinamidine synthase subunit PurL; translated protein: MTTAPARPDVPSAPHTSDTVEHAAATPDVEQPFAELGLKPDEYQRIRDILGRRPTAAELAMYSVMWSEHCSYKSSKTHLRQFGEKTTPAMKEHLLVGIGENAGVVDIGDGWAVTFKVESHNHPSYVEPYQGAATGVGGIVRDIISMGARPVAVMDQLRFGDPAHPDTARVVHGVVAGVGGYGNSLGLPNIGGELVFDSCYQGNPLVNALCLGVLRHEDIHLANASGVGNKVVLFGARTGGDGIGGASILASETFDDTKPSKRPSVQVGDPFMEKVLIECCLELYAARVVEGIQDLGAAGISCATSELASNGDGGMHVDLENVLLRDPTLTAGEILMSESQERMMAVVRPEKLDAFLAITGKWDVETAVIGEVTGTGRLTIDHFGQRIVDVDPKTVAHDGPVYDRPYARPAWQDGLVADSVSTPEGAARYARPEGGEELRATLLRLLASPNLASPAWVTDQYDRFVQGNTALAQPDDSGVVRVDETTGLGVALATDANGRYTKLDPYTGAQLALAEAYRNVATVGARPLAVTDCLNFGSPEHPDTMWQLVEAIRGLADACRTLEVPVTGGNVSLYNGTGEPGQIDSAIHPTPVVGVLGVLDDVADAVSSGWTAPGQAVYLLGTTRAELDGSAWADVVHGHLGGVPPRVDLEAERRLAQVLVAAARDDLVDAAHDLSEGGLALALVESSLRYGVGVQVGLDALCERDGVTPFEALFSESQARAIVAVPRSEEVRLLDLCTARGVPALRLGETAETCTPGAGTPADDTDHTHEAAVEVRGMFTLPLTEARATWEATLPRLFG
- a CDS encoding DUF2599 domain-containing protein — protein: MVTTPPPSSAGSSAGAGPVVPDAGTVLQDGAPLADAARLGHDAGSLLPADGGGLQVVDQGDGSILATAQAPPGTLGWVAPPPGGRVEVQTDGSLTLHDEAGTVVAALAAPVAADGTRGAWRPEGDVVALDGPTGSASFVVGTVPLENATWGEAEGGRSLAVVPAPWVRTGSLAAQQALASRLAVAEPEAASPSMQAQLWCHVLGARDKASWNLEPWRPEVGTATMLTTRCNPTDDDL
- a CDS encoding heme biosynthesis protein HemY is translated as MSSTEPGHLPEPEPRDFRRLPEPVALEDTVTSVDVRPVPDPDGGRDPDHEWMLRHA